The Caballeronia sp. Lep1P3 genome segment CGCCGCAGCGACAGACGCTTGCGGATATGGAGCGCAGCCCTCTCCGGCGTCCACATGAAGGGCTTGCTGCCTGGGAAGACGTCGCTCATTGCGGTTCGCACGAAACCCGGCATCACGACCGAGACGCCGATGCCGTCGCGCGCGAGCAGCGGGCGCACGGAATCGCACCAGGCGACGAGCGCCGCCTTGCTCACGCAGTACGCCGGCGAAATAGCCATGCCGCGCAGCCCGGCGAGCGAGCTGACGAGCGCGAGCTGGCCGCGCCGGCGCGCGCGCATGCGCTCGATGACAGGGAGCACCGTGTTCAGCGCGCCATAGAGATTGGTATCGACGATGGCAGCAGTCCGCTCGATGTCTTCCCAATCATCAGGTGACCTAAGCGTACTTGCAATGCCGGCATTCGCGATCACGAGATCGACGGGATGCCGCGCATCGAAATCGAGCA includes the following:
- a CDS encoding SDR family oxidoreductase, with the protein product MNADKPRTIVITGASAGLGRALASCYAVPGVTLGLIGRDAERIDSVAAACRARGADVVSASIDVRDQAALARWMLDFDARHPVDLVIANAGIASTLRSPDDWEDIERTAAIVDTNLYGALNTVLPVIERMRARRRGQLALVSSLAGLRGMAISPAYCVSKAALVAWCDSVRPLLARDGIGVSVVMPGFVRTAMSDVFPGSKPFMWTPERAALHIRKRLSLRRVEIAFPFSLAFGMKLLRLFPAALADAILGRMSLLPRRDM